A single window of Oreochromis aureus strain Israel breed Guangdong linkage group 5, ZZ_aureus, whole genome shotgun sequence DNA harbors:
- the LOC116326531 gene encoding transmembrane protein 233, with product MALGVLNPQLKSSLSGSEYFDSGYLEELPPPLQSYLCLTIFTCFCPAYPVNIVALVFSIMSRNSYYRGDYDGSRRLGRNALYVAIASVIIGLLIIAISCTVHFTTMDF from the exons ATGGCACTTGGAGTGCTAAATCCACAGTTAAAGAGCTCCTTAAGTGGGAGCGAATATTTTGATAGTGGTTATTTAGAGGAACTACCACCTCCTCTTCAAAGCTACCTTTGTTTGACCATTTTTACATGCTTTTGTCCTGCGTACCCCGTCAACATTGTGGCCTTGGTCTTCTCTATCATG TCTAGAAACAGTTATTACAGAGGGGACTACGATGGCTCCAGGCGGCTGGGCAGGAACGCGCTCTACGTGGCTATTGCCTCAGTCATCATCGGGCTTCTCATCATCGCCATCTCCTGCACTGTTCATTTTACCACA